The following coding sequences lie in one Alosa alosa isolate M-15738 ecotype Scorff River chromosome 21, AALO_Geno_1.1, whole genome shotgun sequence genomic window:
- the LOC125286849 gene encoding zona pellucida-like domain-containing protein 1, whose translation MILPLLVYQLALILHATALNGWDVCPSHPTFREPANSDIKVVCGTAGMELEILLCPLYFGGYNESLVALNGHFGKASCQGTPNYNANPPVVKFNFSMLDDSLSACSNKVTIIEETGSGVFSDYSKIQYVNISGTINTYDPSGATIVYRQELMYLYSCKYPLQYLTNKTEASVSGVSLAIRDNNGSFISTLSMRLFQDVSYTSPLRVPSSGLSLKTRIFVEVRATNLTQRFNVLLDRCYATTSHFPLNSTYYDLFVGCNYDIQTVMGINGDSQKARFSFEAFRFVQDSNRTVSTYYVHCATRLCEKLFCGSLKQNCSGGSGGLRRRREVTSVSDTATVTSGPIITKMNNDGTEEHSGDSDGNRTVLGVATAAVLMGVFCIATIAAIFYRIHHSKTAATDKTILHH comes from the exons ATGATACTGCCACTGCTTGTGTATCAGCTTGCCCTGATTCTGCACGCCACAGCCCTGAATGGATGGGATGTTTGTCCCAGCCACCCAACCTTCAGAGAGCCAG CCAACAGTGACATCAAGGTTGTCTGTGGAACAGCAGGAATGGAACTGGAAATCCTCCTCTGTCCACTGTACTTTGGGGGCTACAACGAGTCCCTGGTGGCCCTCAATGGCCATTTTGGCAAGGCCAGCTGCCAAGGCACCCCTAACTACAACGCCAACCCACCGGTGGTGAAGTTTAACTTCTCCATGTTAGACGATTCTCTTTCGGCATGCTCCAACAAAGTGACG ATCATAGAGGAAACAGGTTCTGGCGTGTTCTCAGACTACTCAAAGATCCAGTATGTTAACATCTCTGGGACAATCAACACCTATGATCCTAGTGGTGCCACCATTGTCTATCGCCAAGAGCTGATGTACCTGTACTCCTGCAAGTACCCACTCCAATATCTCACCAATAAAACAGAGGCCAGTGT GTCTGGAGTGAGTTTGGCAATCAGAGACAACAATGGTAGCTTCATCAGCACCTTAAGCATGCGTCTGTTTCAG GACGTCTCCTACACTTCCCCTCTCCGTGTGCCTTCGAGCGGCCTTTCGCTGAAAACACGCATCTTTGTCGAAGTCAGGGCCACCAATCTCACACAAAG GTTTAATGTGCTTCTGGATCGATGCTATGCCACCACGAGCCATTTCCCACTCAACAGCACCTACTACGACCTCTTTGTTGG GTGTAACTATGACATACAGACAGTCATGGGCATCAACGGAGACTCCCAGAAGGCTCGCTTTTCCTTTGAGGCTTTCCGCTTTGTGCAGGACTCCAACAGGACTGTGTCCACCTACTACGTGCACTGTGCCACCAGGCTGTGTGAGAAACTTTTCTGCGGTTCTCTTAAACAG AACTGCTCAGGCGGCTCGGGGGGGTTACGGAGGAGGCGGGAGGTCACCTCTGTGAGTGACACGGCCACGGTCACCTCAGGCCCAATTATCACCAAAATGAACAACG ATGGAACAGAGGAACATAGCGGAG ATTCTGATGGCAACCGAACAGTGTTGGGAGTGGCCACTGCTGCAGTTCTCATGGGAGTCTTCTGCATCGCGACCATTGCAGCCATATTCTACAGGATCCATCACTCAAAAACAGCAGCCACAGACAAGACCATCCTCCACcactga